The Desulfoscipio gibsoniae DSM 7213 genome contains a region encoding:
- a CDS encoding alpha/beta fold hydrolase, with the protein MLIAIAAGIYIYKCIHYWQKSYHDTLKAGYVEKQVTLDDGSVINYVEGPDNGDALLLIHGQTGAWESYTSVLPELSKKWHVFAVDCYGHGSSTYEESKYYLDANGDDIIWFVDNVIGERTVVSGHSSGGLIASYVAAYGGKYIIGAVLEDPPVFSTEPDHFERSFAYLDSYKVLHDYLASDKSECWEAYYLRYCLWGQLYMKNAMPGLADYAQKYSDKHPNEAVQFFFMPQSINQTFKYVKEYDFAFGEHFYDYTWHAGIRHEDLMRDIKVPTVFLHAKDNFTEDGILMAASTDEQARKAVELIGNGCKLNELKSNHLIHWYHPDVFVDAINSFLQPNQ; encoded by the coding sequence ATGCTTATAGCGATTGCTGCCGGGATTTACATTTATAAATGTATTCACTATTGGCAAAAGAGTTATCATGATACATTAAAAGCGGGTTATGTTGAAAAGCAGGTTACTCTTGATGATGGCTCTGTAATTAATTATGTTGAAGGTCCGGACAATGGTGATGCCCTTTTATTAATTCACGGACAGACAGGGGCTTGGGAGAGTTATACAAGTGTTCTGCCTGAGTTAAGTAAAAAATGGCACGTGTTTGCAGTTGATTGTTATGGTCACGGAAGTTCTACTTATGAAGAATCTAAATATTATCTTGATGCTAATGGTGATGATATAATCTGGTTTGTTGACAACGTAATTGGTGAAAGAACCGTTGTATCAGGCCATTCATCGGGAGGGCTCATTGCATCCTATGTGGCGGCATATGGAGGAAAATATATTATTGGTGCAGTCTTAGAGGACCCACCGGTCTTTTCAACTGAACCGGATCATTTTGAACGTTCGTTTGCTTATTTAGATTCCTATAAAGTTTTGCATGATTATCTGGCATCTGATAAGTCAGAATGTTGGGAAGCTTACTATTTGAGATATTGTCTGTGGGGACAGCTTTATATGAAAAACGCCATGCCAGGGCTTGCTGATTATGCGCAGAAGTATTCTGATAAGCATCCGAATGAGGCTGTACAATTTTTCTTTATGCCCCAATCCATTAATCAAACTTTTAAGTACGTTAAGGAATATGATTTTGCTTTTGGCGAACATTTTTATGATTATACCTGGCATGCGGGGATTCGTCATGAAGATTTGATGCGCGACATAAAGGTGCCTACGGTTTTTCTCCACGCAAAGGATAATTTTACAGAAGATGGGATCTTAATGGCTGCATCAACAGATGAACAGGCAAGGAAAGCGGTTGAACTGATTGGTAACGGTTGCAAGCTGAATGAGTTGAAATCTAATCACCTTATTCACTGGTACCATCCCGATGTATTTGTTGATGCAATCAACAGTTTTTTACAACCAAATCAGTAA
- a CDS encoding AbrB/MazE/SpoVT family DNA-binding domain-containing protein, with the protein MKTPKGKYAWTVKVGEKGQFVIPKEARDVFDIKPGDTLILLGDIDRGIAIPPKSTFAKYASEIFTGMQEEDMEK; encoded by the coding sequence ATGAAAACACCAAAAGGAAAATATGCATGGACAGTTAAGGTGGGAGAAAAAGGTCAGTTTGTCATACCAAAAGAAGCGAGGGATGTATTTGATATTAAACCTGGAGATACTTTAATCTTATTAGGAGATATAGACCGTGGCATAGCAATTCCACCTAAAAGCACATTTGCGAAATATGCTTCCGAGATATTTACCGGAATGCAAGAGGAGGATATGGAGAAATGA